In the genome of Lysobacter sp. 5GHs7-4, the window CGACGCCATCGCCGCGGCCTCGCGATTGCGAATGTCGCTGTCGTGCGCGCATCGGCTGCGCTAGCGTAGACGCATGCGCTACACCGCCGAGCCCGCCTTCGTCCTGCACGCGCGCCCCTGGCGCGAGACCAGCGCGCTGATCGAGGTGCTGAGCCAGAACCACGGCCGCATCGGCCTGGTCGCGCGCGGCATCCAGGGGCCGAAGAAGCAGTTGCTGCGCGCGGCCCTGCAGCCGCTGCAGTGGATCCGTTTCGACGCGGTGCAGATGGGCGAGCTGGCGCGGCTGACCGCGGCCGAGGCCTTGGACGCGGCGCCGCGCCTGTCCGGCGACGCCATGCTGGCCGGCTTCTATCTCAACGAACTGAGCCTGCGCCTGGCGCCGCGCAACGATCCCTTGCCGGACCTGTACGAGGCTTATGCGCGCACGCGCCTGCGCTTGGGCGACGAGGCCTCGCCGGGCTGGACGCTGCGCCGCTTCGAGCGCGACTTGCTGGACGCGTTGGGATTTGGTTTCGACTGGAGCCACGACGGCGACGGCGCCGCGATCGATCCGGCCGCGCGTTACCGGCTCGACCCCGAGCACGGTCCGCGCCGCCTGCTCAGCGACCGCGGCCACGCCGACCGCAGCGGCGCCGCCACCGGACAGGCCCTGTTGGCGCTGGCCGCCGACCGCCTGCCGGGCAGCGACGATCTGGCCGGCCTGCGTCGCGCCATGCGCGGCGTGCTCGCACACCACCTCGGGCCGCGCGGTTTGAAGTCCTGGGAGCTGCTGAGCGAGTTGGCGCGCGTCGCGCCGCGCGTGCGGCCGGCGGGCGAGGGCGGTGCGGAGTCTTGAGGGGCAGCACGTCACCTGCACCTGCGTCCGCACCTGACGCGCTTTTGCCCGTCATTCCCGCGCAGGCGGGAATCCAGTGGCTTTAGCGTGCATGACCGCAGAGCGAGGAAGCCTTCTAGCGGCTTCGATCAAGGGCACCGCCGATCTGGGAATCGCCCAGGTCACTGGATTCCCGCCTGCGCGGGAATGACGGCAAAAGAAAAGCAGGCGCTACGGCGCGAGCGCAGCGCTACCCGCGCACCACCTAGACCACCGCCTGCAGCGACGTCGCCAGTGTGTCCTGCACCGCGTCGTCGAAACGCGCCAGGCGCTCGCGCGATTCGGGTTCGTTCTGCAAGGCCTGCACCGCTTCGCACAAGCGCACCGCGCCGACGAAGCCGCAGCTCGCGCGCAGCTTGTGCAGTTCCGCGCGCACCGTGTCCAGGTCTTCGCGATGCGCCGCGGCCAGGATCGCCTCGTGCGTGGTCGGCAACTCCTGCACGAACAGGCCGCGCAAGGTCTCCACGTGCGCGGAGTTGCCGTTGAGCGCGCTGGCGGCGGCCTCGTCGTCCCATACCGGCTGCTTGGCGCCGGAGGCGACGTGGGCGACGGCGCGCTGATCGTGCGCGTCCAGGCCCAGCGCGCGCGCGATCGCCGCGCGCACCGCGGCCGCCGGCAGCGGCTTGACCAGAACCTCGCTGAAGCCGACCGCGATCAGGCCTTCCAGCACCGACGCATCGGCGGCGGCGGTGTGGGCCAGCGCGGGCGTGCGCGGATGCCGCGCGCGCAGGCGCGCGAGCAATTCGATGCCGCTGCCGTCGGGCAGGTTGGCGTCGAACAGCCACAGGTCGTAGTCCTGCGCGTTGCCCAACGCGACCGCGGCGGCGACGCTGTCGGCACCGTCGATGTCGGCGGGCAGCGCCTGCAGCGCGGCGGTGAGGAAGGCGCGGCTGGTGGGGTCGTCTTCGACCAACAGCAGACGCGGTAATGACGGCGAATTCATCGTCGGTTCCATCGGGTCGGGGGCTCCGCTGGTTATGCTGCCGGCTATGTCGTCCCCGATAGTACGCCTGCTGCTGTGGATGTCGCTGCCGGTTTTTTGCCTGGCCGGCGATGCCTGCGCGCGCAGCCTGAACGCGAAGATCGGGCGGATCGAGACCGCCGTCGCAAGTTTGCGCGAGGTGCGGGTGTCGCTGGACTGGCCGGCGCAGGCCGAGCAGGGCGAGCTGCGACTGGAGGCGGCCAGTGTGGTGGCGCCGGAACTGGGTTACAGGTTCGCCGATGTGAGCTGGCGCTGCCCGTTGCGGCGCGACGGCACCGGCGGCTGGCGCTGCGAGGGCGAGCTGCGCTCCGGGCGCGCCGCGCCGCTGCGGCTGGCGCTGGACCTGGGCGTGGCGGTCACCGATGCGCGTCTGTCGCGCGGCGCGGCGGTGGTCGCGCTGCACCGCAACGCGGCCGCGCCGGACGCGACCCGCATCGACCTGACCCGGGTGCCACTGGCCTGGACCCAGGCCCTGGCCGCGCAAGCCTGGCCGGAGGCGCGTTTTAAGGGCGGCGAAGTCGACGCCCGGCTGACCGTGACCGCGGCCGAGCACGCGCCGCTGCGCGTGGCCGGGCCGATCACCCTGCGCGGCGGCGCCTTCGACACGCCCGACGGCGCCACCGCCGCCGAGCATCTGGGAGCCGAGCTCACTCTGGACGCGCGTTTCGGCGAGACCACCGCATTCGACATCGACGGCCGCCTGCGCGGCGGCGAGCTGCTGTTCGGCAACGCCTATCTGTCGCTGCAACAGCGCGACGTGATGCTGCAACTGAGCGCGCGGCGCCAGGGCGCGCAAGGCTGGCAGTTGCCGCGCCTGCTGTGGCGCGATGAAGGCGTGCTCAGCGCGCAAGGCCGCGCCGCGCTGACCGCCGACGCCGGCCTGGATGCGCTGGATCTGGACCTGCGCAGCGAGAATCTGGCGCCCTTGCGCGACGGCTACCTCACCGGCTTTCTGGGCCTGGCCGGCCTGAGTCAGCTGCAACTGCGCGGCGCCATGCAGGCGCGCCTGCGCGTGGCCGGCGGCGAACTGCATGCGGCCGACGCCAGCCTGCAGGACGCGGCGATCGACGATCCCGAAGGCCGTTTCCGTTTCGACGGGCTGGCCGGCAACCTGCGCTACTCGGCCGACGCGCCGGTCGCCAGCGCGTTGAACTGGCAGGGCGGCGCCCTGTACGGCCTGCAGTTCGGCCCCGCGCAGTTGCCGTTCACCAGCGGCGCTGGCGAACTGCGCCTGCAGCGCGCGGTGAGCTTCCCCATGCTGGGCGGGCAGGTGAGTTTCGACGGCCTGCGCCTGCGCCCGCCCG includes:
- the recO gene encoding DNA repair protein RecO, whose translation is MRYTAEPAFVLHARPWRETSALIEVLSQNHGRIGLVARGIQGPKKQLLRAALQPLQWIRFDAVQMGELARLTAAEALDAAPRLSGDAMLAGFYLNELSLRLAPRNDPLPDLYEAYARTRLRLGDEASPGWTLRRFERDLLDALGFGFDWSHDGDGAAIDPAARYRLDPEHGPRRLLSDRGHADRSGAATGQALLALAADRLPGSDDLAGLRRAMRGVLAHHLGPRGLKSWELLSELARVAPRVRPAGEGGAES
- a CDS encoding response regulator gives rise to the protein MNSPSLPRLLLVEDDPTSRAFLTAALQALPADIDGADSVAAAVALGNAQDYDLWLFDANLPDGSGIELLARLRARHPRTPALAHTAAADASVLEGLIAVGFSEVLVKPLPAAAVRAAIARALGLDAHDQRAVAHVASGAKQPVWDDEAAASALNGNSAHVETLRGLFVQELPTTHEAILAAAHREDLDTVRAELHKLRASCGFVGAVRLCEAVQALQNEPESRERLARFDDAVQDTLATSLQAVV